The sequence below is a genomic window from Atribacterota bacterium.
TGGTTGATTTCGTTTACATAACCCAAGGAGTGTTCTTCATCTACCGCCGGGAAAGTCCATCCCTTGGTAGTATCTGCTTTCTCAATAGCATATTCATATCCAACTGGACTGTATACCAATATGGGAGAAC
It includes:
- a CDS encoding Gfo/Idh/MocA family oxidoreductase — translated: SPILVYSPVGYEYAIEKADTTKGWTFPAVDEEHSLGYVNEINHFVDCVKLDKEIEKGAQGEDGRIALQIIKSVYQSEKEGKLVKIN